A genomic segment from Nocardia cyriacigeorgica GUH-2 encodes:
- a CDS encoding glycine betaine ABC transporter substrate-binding protein: protein MFALLLTGCGLEAGSAVPLRVGPGSIQPVPELAGVSITVGSKDFTEQNILGYIIEFAMVAAGAEVRDLTNIQGSNSLRDAQLHGQIDIAYDYTGTGWMNYLGNETPIPDEIGQFEAVRDADLAAHDMVWAAMAPMNNTYALVTNAATAAETGVRTLSDYARLVATDPAKAATCVGTEFNVRRDGFPGMARKYGIDEGAVQKRLVQDALVYTSVADGRQCRFGSVAATDGRIPSLGLLLLEDDQRFFPKYNAALVMRRDFAEAHPRVIDVMEPISALLTNETITELNRQVDVDGREPSEVARDWLVAEGFVTKG, encoded by the coding sequence GTGTTCGCTCTGCTGCTCACCGGCTGCGGATTGGAGGCAGGCAGTGCCGTCCCGCTGCGCGTCGGACCCGGCAGTATCCAGCCGGTTCCCGAACTGGCCGGTGTGTCGATCACGGTGGGCTCCAAGGATTTCACCGAGCAGAACATCCTCGGCTACATCATCGAATTCGCGATGGTCGCGGCCGGCGCCGAGGTGCGCGACCTGACCAATATCCAGGGCTCCAACAGTCTGCGCGACGCCCAGCTGCACGGCCAGATCGATATCGCCTACGACTACACCGGTACCGGCTGGATGAACTATCTCGGCAACGAGACCCCCATCCCGGACGAGATCGGTCAATTCGAGGCCGTCCGCGACGCCGACCTCGCCGCCCACGACATGGTCTGGGCCGCCATGGCACCGATGAACAACACCTACGCCCTGGTCACCAATGCCGCCACCGCCGCCGAAACCGGCGTGCGCACCCTGTCCGATTACGCCCGGCTGGTCGCCACCGACCCGGCGAAGGCCGCCACCTGCGTCGGTACCGAATTCAATGTCCGCCGCGACGGATTCCCCGGCATGGCCCGCAAATACGGCATCGACGAGGGCGCCGTGCAGAAGCGCCTGGTCCAGGATGCGCTGGTCTACACCTCCGTCGCCGACGGCCGGCAATGCCGCTTCGGCTCCGTCGCCGCCACCGACGGCCGCATCCCCTCCCTGGGTCTCCTTCTCCTCGAAGACGACCAGCGCTTCTTCCCGAAGTACAACGCCGCCCTCGTCATGCGGCGCGATTTCGCCGAAGCCCATCCCCGGGTCATCGACGTCATGGAACCCATCTCGGCGCTGCTGACCAACGAAACGATCACCGAACTCAACCGCCAGGTGGATGTGGACGGTCGCGAGCCGTCCGAGGTCGCACGCGACTGGCTGGTGGCCGAAGGGTTCGTCACCAAGGGGTGA